The proteins below come from a single Tepidibacillus fermentans genomic window:
- a CDS encoding nucleotide sugar dehydrogenase, with the protein MALTEKELELNPIAKQLYDKIENKTATIGVVGLGYVGLPLAVEKAKAGYKVIGFDVQQKRVDMVNRGENYIGDVVDEDLVEIVKSGQLKATTDYSKIREVDTVAICVPTPLDEHQQPDISYVENSTKAIAEYLHQGMLVVLESTTYPGTTEEVVKPILEQTGLKCGEDFFVAYSPERVDPGNKYFNTKNTPKVVGGITPACTTLASSLYRNVLEGEVHEVSSPAVAEMEKILENTFRNINIALVNEMAILCHKMGIDVWEVINAAKTKPYGFMAFYPGPGLGGHCIPIDPFYLTWKAREFKYHTRLIETAAEINNYMPEFVIERTMKILNEEKKSLNGSKVLLLGAAYKNDIDDLRESPVLDIIEFLEKYGADVHYSDPYIPQFTHKGIEYHSVDITPESLKEMDIVILTTNHSDFHYEMIAESAQIIFDTRNAFSRVKDIKAKYYKL; encoded by the coding sequence ATGGCTTTAACAGAAAAAGAATTAGAATTGAATCCGATAGCTAAACAGCTATATGACAAGATTGAGAATAAAACAGCAACCATCGGTGTTGTTGGACTGGGTTATGTGGGTTTACCTTTAGCTGTTGAAAAAGCAAAAGCAGGCTATAAGGTGATTGGTTTTGATGTTCAACAAAAACGTGTAGATATGGTGAATCGTGGAGAAAATTATATTGGAGACGTTGTTGATGAAGATCTCGTTGAAATTGTAAAAAGTGGACAACTCAAGGCGACAACGGACTACTCCAAAATTCGTGAAGTAGATACCGTAGCCATTTGTGTTCCTACACCACTTGACGAACATCAACAACCTGACATTTCTTATGTGGAAAATTCGACAAAAGCAATCGCTGAGTATTTACATCAGGGAATGCTCGTTGTATTAGAAAGTACGACTTATCCTGGAACGACGGAAGAAGTCGTGAAACCGATCTTAGAACAAACTGGGTTAAAATGCGGGGAAGATTTCTTCGTCGCTTATTCACCAGAACGTGTCGATCCAGGTAACAAATATTTTAATACGAAAAACACACCAAAGGTGGTAGGGGGTATTACTCCTGCATGTACCACTTTGGCCAGTTCATTATATCGTAATGTACTTGAAGGGGAAGTTCATGAGGTTTCTAGTCCTGCAGTCGCTGAGATGGAGAAAATCTTAGAGAACACCTTCCGTAATATCAATATTGCGCTTGTGAATGAGATGGCGATTCTCTGTCATAAGATGGGAATTGATGTTTGGGAAGTCATCAATGCAGCAAAAACGAAACCTTATGGCTTTATGGCCTTCTATCCAGGTCCTGGTTTAGGTGGACATTGTATTCCCATTGATCCATTCTACTTAACGTGGAAGGCAAGAGAATTTAAGTATCATACACGTTTGATTGAGACTGCTGCCGAAATTAATAACTACATGCCAGAGTTCGTAATCGAAAGAACGATGAAAATCTTAAACGAGGAAAAGAAATCATTAAACGGTTCTAAAGTCTTGTTACTAGGAGCTGCGTATAAGAATGATATTGACGACTTAAGGGAATCCCCCGTTCTCGATATTATCGAGTTCTTGGAGAAATATGGTGCTGATGTTCATTACAGTGATCCATATATTCCACAATTCACCCATAAAGGAATTGAATATCATTCGGTCGATATCACTCCTGAATCCTTAAAAGAGATGGATATTGTCATCTTAACGACCAATCATAGTGATTTTCATTATGAAATGATTGCGGAATCGGCACAAATCATCTTTGATACACGCAATGCTTTTTCTAGGGTAAAAGA
- a CDS encoding Gfo/Idh/MocA family protein gives MNFAIVGCGRIAPKHAESIMALEEANLVAVCDIIDEKAEEFAKKYNAKKYLNYDEMLEDPEIEVVNICTPSGLHAEMAIKAIEKGKHVMVEKPIAMTVEDANRIIEAAKRKGVKAAAVHQNRFNDAIQKTRQALEAGRFGKMSHGVASIRWNRNQAYYDQASWRGTREMDGGTLMNQCIHNIDLLRWMMGPVKKVYGNTATRFRRIEMEDVGVAVLEFESGALGVIEGASTIYPTNLEETLNLFGETGTVVVGGIAVNRIEKWRFSENFKEEEEAIVKAQAENPPTVYGYGHQLIIKDFIDAIKENRDPYVTLEDGKNALEIVLAIYESAEKDQPVYLNQK, from the coding sequence CAAAACATGCAGAATCGATTATGGCGCTAGAAGAAGCAAATTTAGTAGCGGTTTGCGATATTATTGACGAAAAAGCAGAAGAGTTTGCGAAGAAATATAATGCGAAGAAATATTTGAATTATGATGAAATGTTAGAAGATCCAGAAATTGAAGTCGTCAATATCTGTACACCAAGTGGTCTTCATGCAGAAATGGCGATTAAGGCGATTGAAAAAGGAAAACATGTGATGGTTGAAAAACCGATTGCGATGACGGTGGAAGATGCAAATCGAATCATCGAAGCGGCGAAAAGAAAAGGAGTAAAAGCAGCAGCTGTCCATCAAAACCGTTTCAATGACGCAATTCAAAAAACAAGACAAGCTTTAGAGGCAGGCCGCTTTGGCAAAATGTCTCACGGAGTGGCGAGCATCCGTTGGAACCGGAATCAGGCCTACTATGATCAAGCTTCTTGGCGGGGAACCAGAGAAATGGATGGCGGTACTCTTATGAATCAATGTATTCATAATATTGACTTATTACGTTGGATGATGGGACCTGTGAAAAAAGTTTATGGCAATACAGCAACCCGTTTCCGTCGTATTGAAATGGAAGATGTAGGAGTAGCTGTTCTTGAATTTGAGAGTGGCGCATTGGGAGTGATCGAAGGCGCGTCTACGATTTACCCAACGAACTTAGAAGAAACCTTAAATCTTTTTGGTGAAACAGGGACTGTAGTTGTTGGCGGCATTGCTGTTAATCGAATTGAGAAATGGCGCTTTAGCGAGAATTTTAAAGAAGAGGAAGAAGCCATTGTCAAAGCGCAAGCAGAAAATCCACCAACCGTTTATGGTTATGGCCATCAATTGATTATCAAAGATTTTATTGATGCAATCAAAGAAAATCGTGATCCTTATGTGACGCTTGAAGACGGAAAGAACGCGTTAGAAATTGTATTAGCGATTTATGAATCAGCTGAAAAGGATCAGCCTGTTTATTTGAATCAAAAATAA